One Hordeum vulgare subsp. vulgare chromosome 4H, MorexV3_pseudomolecules_assembly, whole genome shotgun sequence DNA window includes the following coding sequences:
- the LOC123446567 gene encoding alpha-xylosidase 1-like gives MQIGFHQCRWGYHNLSVVEDVVENYRSAQIPLDVIWNDDNHMDARKDLTLSPVNYSRPKLLAFLDMLRFHWYVCVACWFGVI, from the exons ATGCAGATAG GGTTCCACCAATGCAGGTGGGGATACCATAACCTTTCAGTGGTCGAGGATGTCGTGGAGAACTACCGGAGCGCGCAGATACCCCTCGATGTGATCTGGAACGACGACAACCATATGGACGCAAGGAAGGACTTGACGCTCAGCCCGGTGAACTACTCGCGCCCCAAGCTGCTGGCGTTTCTCGACATGTTGCGGTTCCATTGGTATGTTTGTGTGGCTTGCTGGTTTGGTGTCATATAA